A region from the Pontixanthobacter aestiaquae genome encodes:
- the gap gene encoding type I glyceraldehyde-3-phosphate dehydrogenase, with the protein MTTKVAINGFGRIGRLVARAILERSDHDLELVAINDLADAKANALLFQYDSTHGRFPGEVSASDDSITVNGKKIAVTSERDPGNLPHAAMGVDIVLECTGFFQSHEAAEPHLAAGAKRVLISAPAKNVSATIVYGVNHDVLTSSDVIVSNASCTTNCLSPVAKVLNDLVGIERGFMTTIHSYTNDQRMLDQMHGDMRRARGGAQNMIPTTTGAARAVGLVLPELAGKLDGSSVRVPTPNVSLVDLVFTPGRDTTAEELNAALKAAADGPMKGVLDYTDQPLVSSDFNHYPASSTIDSLETSVMEGKLCRVVSWYDNEWGFSNRMIDTAGVMAGML; encoded by the coding sequence ATGACGACGAAGGTAGCCATCAACGGTTTTGGACGCATCGGGCGTCTTGTAGCGCGTGCGATTCTAGAACGCAGCGATCATGACTTGGAACTGGTCGCAATCAACGATCTGGCAGATGCCAAAGCGAACGCGCTCTTGTTCCAATATGACTCTACACATGGCCGCTTTCCCGGCGAAGTCAGCGCAAGCGATGACAGCATTACAGTCAACGGCAAGAAAATCGCTGTGACGTCAGAGCGTGACCCCGGCAATCTCCCACACGCCGCGATGGGTGTGGATATTGTTCTGGAATGCACCGGTTTCTTCCAGTCGCACGAGGCCGCCGAGCCTCACCTAGCGGCGGGCGCAAAGCGCGTTTTGATCTCCGCTCCGGCAAAAAATGTTAGTGCGACAATCGTGTATGGAGTCAACCATGACGTCCTGACGTCAAGCGATGTCATTGTTTCTAATGCATCTTGTACCACAAATTGCCTTTCGCCAGTCGCAAAGGTCTTGAATGATCTTGTCGGTATCGAGCGCGGTTTCATGACCACGATCCACAGCTACACCAATGATCAACGTATGCTCGATCAGATGCATGGTGACATGCGCCGCGCTCGCGGTGGTGCGCAGAATATGATCCCGACGACGACCGGTGCTGCACGCGCGGTTGGTCTGGTTCTTCCAGAACTCGCAGGCAAGTTGGACGGCAGCTCTGTCCGTGTACCGACACCGAACGTCTCACTGGTCGATCTGGTGTTCACGCCAGGCCGCGATACGACGGCAGAGGAGTTGAATGCTGCTTTGAAGGCGGCTGCGGATGGTCCGATGAAAGGTGTTCTCGATTACACCGATCAGCCGCTCGTGAGCAGCGATTTCAACCACTATCCGGCCAGCTCGACTATCGACAGCCTTGAAACCTCGGTCATGGAAGGCAAACTTTGCCGCGTTGTCAGTTGGTATGACAATGAATGGGGCTTCTCCAATCGTATGATCGACACCGCCGGTGTGATGGCAGGAATGCTCTAA
- a CDS encoding flavodoxin family protein, with protein sequence MLDAVQEKLCDENKTDFSDINALLLNCTLKPSPGGSHTDKLLGIVETIMVRNQVQVERVRPVDFTIAPGVYPDMTQHGADRDDWPEIWEKVEAADILILGSPIWLGEKSSVCQRVIERLYAHSGKTNDRGQYAFYGKVGGCMVTGNEDGIKHVAMGVLYSLQHVGYTIPPQADAGWIGEAGPGPSYGDQLDDGSYAGFDNDFTRRNTTFATWNMMHLARMLKDAGGIPAHGNSTDLWKEGRRFDAPNPDYR encoded by the coding sequence ATGTTAGATGCCGTCCAAGAAAAACTCTGCGATGAAAATAAAACCGATTTCAGCGATATAAATGCACTGTTGTTAAACTGCACGCTGAAACCATCCCCCGGCGGGTCGCACACCGACAAGCTGCTTGGCATTGTCGAGACAATCATGGTTCGCAATCAAGTACAGGTAGAACGTGTACGCCCTGTAGATTTTACAATTGCCCCAGGTGTCTATCCCGATATGACCCAGCACGGTGCAGACAGGGACGATTGGCCGGAAATCTGGGAGAAGGTCGAAGCGGCTGACATTCTCATCCTCGGATCGCCAATTTGGCTCGGCGAAAAATCATCAGTCTGTCAACGTGTGATTGAGAGGCTCTACGCGCACTCTGGCAAAACCAATGATAGGGGCCAATACGCATTTTACGGGAAAGTCGGCGGCTGCATGGTCACCGGGAATGAAGACGGCATCAAGCATGTCGCCATGGGTGTGCTGTACTCGCTGCAGCACGTTGGCTACACTATTCCGCCACAAGCGGATGCGGGTTGGATCGGCGAAGCCGGACCGGGGCCGTCCTATGGCGATCAGCTAGACGATGGCAGCTATGCCGGCTTTGATAACGACTTCACCCGCCGCAACACAACCTTTGCAACTTGGAATATGATGCATCTCGCACGAATGCTAAAAGACGCCGGCGGCATTCCCGCGCACGGTAACTCAACCGACCTATGGAAAGAAGGCCGCCGTTTCGACGCGCCGAACCCTGACTATCGGTGA
- the thiE gene encoding thiamine phosphate synthase, producing the protein MSDNSRVPTQIYLISPLDVSGDFPARLERALAVGGPVTAFQFRVKGLGQHEAAELAAPLQDICAAHEVAFIVNDSVALAKRLGADGVHLGQSDGSVKDAREELGHEAQIGVTCHGSRHLAMEAGEQGADYVAFGAFYPSTTKEIEHTAEIELLEFWSGLFEIPSVAIGGITPDNCGPIVEAGADFIAVSGSVWNGDEVAGIKAFADKLTG; encoded by the coding sequence ATGTCCGATAACAGCCGCGTGCCGACCCAGATTTACCTGATTTCGCCGCTTGATGTCAGCGGAGATTTTCCCGCGCGTTTGGAGCGAGCATTGGCTGTAGGCGGGCCGGTCACGGCTTTTCAGTTCCGAGTGAAGGGGCTAGGTCAGCACGAGGCGGCCGAGCTTGCCGCACCGCTGCAAGACATTTGCGCGGCGCATGAAGTAGCATTCATCGTCAATGACAGTGTGGCGCTTGCAAAGCGTTTGGGTGCTGATGGTGTGCATCTTGGCCAATCGGACGGGTCTGTGAAAGATGCACGCGAAGAGTTGGGCCATGAAGCGCAGATTGGTGTGACGTGTCACGGCAGCCGTCATCTAGCGATGGAAGCTGGCGAGCAAGGCGCGGATTATGTGGCATTCGGAGCCTTTTACCCTAGCACGACCAAAGAGATTGAGCATACCGCCGAGATCGAACTGCTCGAATTCTGGAGCGGATTGTTCGAGATACCCAGCGTGGCGATCGGCGGGATCACACCTGATAATTGCGGCCCGATTGTCGAAGCGGGTGCCGACTTTATCGCCGTATCCGGTTCTGTTTGGAACGGTGACGAGGTCGCTGGGATCAAGGCTTTCGCTGATAAGCTGACCGGGTAA
- a CDS encoding fructose bisphosphate aldolase — translation MNTAEMTAKMAAGQGFIAALDQSGGSTPKALKGYGVEESEYSGDEEMFAKIHQMRCRIVTSPSFNGNKVVGAILFEKTMNGCTDDGTPVPTQLSNRGIVPFLKVDAGMHEAENGVQLMKDMPRLDELCARGKELGVYGTKMRSVIHEANADGVAANVRQQMDFGLRILDNGLMPILEPEASLSSESRAEAEEMLLTSMQEQLDRLGDDQQVMLKLTIPAKPNLYQPLVDHPKVLRVVALSGGYSREEAVRELAKNTGMIASFSRALLEELRAQMDDQEFDAALSSAIDEIHAASIAG, via the coding sequence ATGAATACCGCTGAAATGACCGCCAAGATGGCTGCTGGCCAAGGATTTATTGCCGCACTTGATCAGTCTGGTGGGTCAACGCCCAAGGCGTTGAAAGGCTACGGCGTCGAAGAGAGCGAGTATTCGGGCGACGAAGAGATGTTTGCCAAAATCCACCAAATGCGCTGCCGGATTGTAACTTCGCCCAGTTTCAATGGCAACAAAGTGGTTGGGGCGATCCTGTTCGAGAAAACCATGAATGGCTGCACCGACGATGGTACGCCAGTCCCGACACAGCTTTCAAATCGAGGGATCGTGCCCTTCCTAAAAGTCGATGCGGGCATGCATGAAGCGGAAAACGGTGTTCAATTGATGAAAGACATGCCGCGCCTCGACGAGCTGTGCGCTCGCGGCAAAGAGCTTGGCGTCTACGGCACCAAGATGCGCTCGGTCATTCACGAAGCTAATGCAGACGGGGTCGCGGCCAATGTCCGCCAGCAGATGGATTTTGGTCTGCGCATTCTGGATAATGGCTTGATGCCGATCCTGGAGCCGGAAGCTTCGCTCTCCAGCGAGAGCCGGGCGGAAGCAGAGGAAATGCTTCTTACAAGCATGCAGGAGCAATTGGACCGGCTTGGTGACGATCAGCAGGTAATGCTGAAGCTGACCATTCCGGCCAAGCCGAACCTGTACCAACCGCTTGTTGATCACCCCAAAGTGCTGCGCGTTGTGGCGCTGTCGGGCGGTTATTCTCGGGAGGAGGCGGTGCGTGAACTTGCCAAGAACACCGGCATGATCGCTAGTTTCAGCCGCGCTTTGCTAGAAGAGCTGCGTGCGCAAATGGACGATCAGGAATTTGATGCTGCTCTGTCGAGCGCAATCGATGAAATTCACGCTGCATCAATCGCTGGCTAA
- a CDS encoding elongation factor P — translation MTIKPILPSAILLIACSFTAMPASSQDRMGRLGTLPHGFYVCSLPGDAGGAAWIDLPDKNFTISNASTYRNAEGAGTYLLTGKRVTFTGGPLKGMRFDRTGKSKLQWIANDGKPGRIRCVRRGGSG, via the coding sequence ATGACTATCAAGCCAATTCTGCCGTCCGCAATTTTATTAATCGCCTGCTCATTCACGGCAATGCCTGCCAGTTCTCAAGACCGGATGGGGCGATTAGGCACGCTCCCGCACGGGTTCTACGTCTGCTCGCTACCGGGCGACGCCGGAGGCGCGGCATGGATCGATCTGCCAGATAAGAACTTCACGATCAGCAACGCCTCGACCTATCGCAATGCTGAGGGCGCAGGCACTTATTTGCTGACAGGCAAACGCGTGACATTCACTGGGGGCCCGCTCAAAGGCATGCGGTTTGACCGCACCGGCAAATCCAAGCTGCAATGGATAGCGAATGACGGCAAGCCGGGCCGCATTCGCTGCGTCAGACGCGGAGGATCGGGTTAG
- a CDS encoding phosphoglycerate kinase, with product MSSFRTLDDLGDVTGKVALVRVDLNLPMNGGSVTDTTRVEASAPTILELAEAGAKVLLLAHFGRPKGQRNSTMSVSMTLDAVEEVLGREVMFIPEIQGPVVEQSIGILRNGDIGLLENSRFWAGEEANDADFAAGIAANGDFFVNDAFSAAHRAHASTVGVAKILPSYAGRAMEKELKALASALEMPEQPVAAVVGGAKVSSKLAVLEHLVGKVQHLIIGGGMANTFLAGRGIDVGKSLCEHNLTDTANAIMEAADSSGCTVHLPYDVVVSQEFTANPPSLRICNVHEVAENEMILDVGPQAVEALADVLKTCHTLVWNGPMGAFETEPFDAATVALAKTAAALSAEGSLVSVAGGGDTVAALNHAGAADDFSYISTAGGAFLEWMEGKVLPGVAALRG from the coding sequence ATGAGCAGCTTTCGTACTCTGGATGATCTTGGAGATGTAACTGGCAAAGTTGCGCTCGTCCGCGTTGATCTGAATCTTCCGATGAACGGCGGTTCGGTTACCGACACGACCCGCGTCGAGGCTTCGGCACCGACAATCCTCGAACTCGCGGAGGCGGGCGCGAAAGTATTGCTGCTGGCTCACTTTGGTCGTCCGAAAGGGCAACGTAACTCGACCATGTCAGTCAGCATGACGCTTGATGCAGTCGAGGAGGTGCTGGGCCGCGAAGTGATGTTTATCCCGGAGATCCAAGGACCTGTGGTCGAACAATCAATCGGTATCCTGCGCAATGGTGACATTGGCTTGCTAGAGAACAGCCGCTTCTGGGCTGGCGAAGAGGCGAATGATGCTGATTTTGCTGCAGGTATTGCTGCCAATGGCGATTTCTTCGTCAACGACGCCTTCTCAGCAGCACACCGCGCGCATGCTAGTACAGTCGGCGTGGCAAAGATCCTGCCTTCTTACGCCGGCAGGGCGATGGAGAAAGAGCTCAAGGCGCTTGCGTCCGCACTCGAGATGCCCGAACAGCCCGTCGCGGCGGTGGTGGGCGGTGCGAAAGTGTCCTCTAAACTGGCTGTGCTCGAGCACCTGGTCGGCAAGGTCCAGCATCTGATTATCGGCGGCGGAATGGCCAATACGTTTCTCGCCGGACGCGGGATCGATGTTGGCAAATCGCTGTGCGAGCATAATCTGACCGATACTGCGAATGCGATTATGGAAGCAGCTGACTCTAGCGGCTGCACGGTGCATCTGCCTTATGACGTCGTCGTGTCGCAAGAGTTCACCGCCAACCCGCCTAGTCTTCGTATTTGCAACGTCCATGAAGTCGCTGAAAATGAAATGATTCTGGATGTAGGACCACAAGCTGTTGAGGCGTTAGCTGACGTCTTGAAAACCTGTCATACGCTGGTTTGGAATGGCCCGATGGGTGCTTTCGAGACCGAGCCATTCGATGCAGCGACAGTGGCTCTGGCGAAAACCGCCGCTGCACTGAGCGCCGAAGGATCGCTGGTTTCGGTTGCGGGCGGCGGAGATACTGTCGCTGCGCTCAATCATGCCGGTGCTGCTGATGATTTCTCTTATATTTCAACCGCTGGCGGCGCTTTCCTTGAATGGATGGAGGGCAAGGTACTACCGGGTGTGGCGGCGCTTAGGGGCTGA